One Tetrapisispora phaffii CBS 4417 chromosome 2, complete genome genomic region harbors:
- the TPHA0B04903 gene encoding uncharacterized protein, which translates to MQTVRELIICANPCQRRRALFYLFLIRLLWEMAPEDARPSAKVASFSLKPPAIVLTSTEIRSYQSLIAPLNYHCTYRSELCWPLIYIGCEICGVNGVCSVCFAVRLSYDSKRSVVNVCATFYFSTASKRVQWQETFFKTSIYYRAAWNALKKQRNKDFILRNKICISMHVDGFLNILLSNNTISWVSSCLVD; encoded by the coding sequence ATGCAAACGGTGAGGGAACTTATTATTTGCGCTAATCCCTGTCAAAGAAGACGCGCGCTGTTTTATCTATTTTTGATTCGGCTTCTCTGGGAAATGGCTCCTGAAGACGCACGACCGTCTGCAAAAGTTGCTTCCTTTTCCTTGAAACCTCCGGCGATTGTACTAACTTCAACCGAAATTAGATCGTACCAATCGCTGATAGCACCGCTTAACTACCACTGCACTTATCGTAGCGAACTCTGCTGGCCGCTCATCTATATAGGCTGCGAGATATGTGGAGTAAACGGTGTTTGCTCCGTCTGCTTCGCCGTCAGACTGTCCTACGACAGCAAGAGGAGTGTCGTAAATGTTTGTGCAACGTTTTATTTTTCGACAGCTTCTAAGAGGGTACAGTGGCAAGAAACGTTCTTCAAAACCTCAATATATTATCGAGCAGCATGGAATGCATTAAAAAAGCAACGAAATAAAGATTTCATACTACGTAACAAGATCTGTATTAGTATGCATGTGGACGGTTTTCtcaatattttactttCTAACAATACCATTTCATGGGTGAGCAGTTGCTTAGTagattaa
- the TPHA0B04860 gene encoding uncharacterized protein (similar to Saccharomyces cerevisiae PDI1 (YCL043C) and EUG1 (YDR518W); ancestral locus Anc_1.31), producing the protein MLLNKKTLFPLASLLAHFVAANEEAIAPEDSQVVKLGKDNFVDFVKDNHLVMAEFFAPWCGHCKKLAPEYVKAADTLQSKDVALAQIDCTDNQDLCMGQGIRGYPTIKIFRDGDYENATDYNGARTAEAIVDHMIKLTLPVVIELEDADDLEDYIEDVAQYGSIFVNKGMADYNETFYKTAKKAFGKHTFINVPLEKGETPELTFYSKSLEKPITFDGDLKQLVESDDYLIRWASIESLPAFGEINAETYSGYYAAELPMGYFFFNDDEDVKTVEKLFESLAKTYKGKILFAKLDGSKFGRHADALNMKQQFPLFVIHDSKLNLKYGLPQLSDEEFEKLDGKRITLNSKQVKKLVKDFVSGKAEPTVKSEPIPEVQESNVTKIVGYTHEDIVQDAKKDVLVKYYAPWCGHCKKLAPIYEDLANLLQSEKSTKDKFVIAEVDATLNDISSVELEGYPTIILYPANKKDEPVRFESQRDITNFLTFLEENSTNKLKATSLVKAYEAMIAEQKAAEAAAKAAAEEEDDDEDDEDEDEDEIEHDEL; encoded by the coding sequence ATGCTATTGAATAAGAAAACTTTGTTTCCTTTAGCCAGTCTATTGGCTCACTTCGTTGCTGCCAATGAAGAAGCCATTGCTCCAGAAGACTCACAAGTCGTCAAGTTAGGCAAGGACAACTTCGTCGACTTCGTTAAGGACAACCATTTAGTGATGGCCGAATTCTTCGCACCATGGTGTGGTCATTGTAAGAAATTGGCTCCAGAATACGTTAAAGCTGCTGATACTTTGCAAAGCAAAGACGTAGCTCTAGCTCAGATCGATTGTACCGATAATCAAGATCTATGTATGGGCCAAGGTATCAGAGGTTATCCAACCATTAAGATCTTCAGAGACGGTGACTATGAAAATGCTACCGACTACAACGGTGCTAGAACTGCAGAAGCTATTGTTGATCATATGATTAAACTAACTTTACCAGTGGTCATCGAGTTAGAAGATGCTGATGATTTGGAAGATTACATCGAAGACGTTGCTCAATATGGTTCTATTTTTGTTAACAAAGGTATGGCCGACTATAATGAAACCTTCTACAAGACTGCTAAGAAAGCATTCGGTAAACATACTTTCATCAACGTTCCATTGGAAAAAGGTGAAACTCCAGAATTGACTTTCTACTCAAAATCTCTTGAAAAACCAATCACCTTCGATGGTGATCTAAAACAATTAGTCGAAAGTGACGATTACTTGATTAGATGGGCTAGCATCGAATCTTTGCCAGCTTTCGGTGAAATCAATGCTGAAACTTACTCCGGTTATTACGCTGCTGAATTACCAATGGGTTACTTTTTCTTCAACGACGATGAAGACGTCAAAACcgttgaaaaattatttgaatccTTGGCAAAGACTTACAAAGGTAAGATACTTTTCGCTAAATTAGATGGTTCCAAATTCGGTAGACACGCTGATGCTCTAAACATGAAACAGCAATTCCCATTATTTGTTATCCATGACTCTAAGCTTAACTTAAAATATGGTCTCCCACAATTATCTGATGAAGAGTTCGAGAAATTAGACGGTAAACGTATTACCTTAAATAGCAAGCAAGTAAAGAAATTAGTTAAAGATTTCGTTAGCGGCAAAGCTGAACCAACTGTCAAGTCTGAACCAATTCCAGAAGTTCAAGAATCTAACGTCACTAAGATCGTTGGTTACACCCACGAAGATATTGTTCAAGATGCCAAGAAGGATGTCTTAGTTAAATACTATGCTCCATGGTGTGGTCACTGTAAGAAATTAGCTCCAATCTACGAAGACTTAGCTAACTTACTACAAAGCGAAAAATCTACTAAGGATAAATTCGTTATTGCTGAAGTTGATGCCACTTTGAACGATATTTCTTCTGTTGAGTTAGAAGGTTATCCAACCATCATTCTATATCCTGCTAACAAGAAGGATGAGCCAGTCAGATTCGAATCTCAAAGAGACATTACCAACTTCTTGACTTTCCTAGAAGAAAACTCCACTAACAAATTAAAGGCTACTTCTTTAGTTAAGGCGTACGAAGCCATGATTGCTGAACAAAAAGCTGCCGAAGCTGCTGCTAAGGCTGCtgctgaagaagaagatgatgacgaagatgatgaagatgaagatgaagatgaaatcGAACACGATGAATTGTAA
- the FPR2 gene encoding peptidylprolyl isomerase family protein FPR2 (similar to Saccharomyces cerevisiae FPR2 (YDR519W); ancestral locus Anc_1.28) has product MAKLQVLLTFLFCLITSIQAYDRLENLEIGILKRAVPKGEDCEVFAKPGDKISVHYTGYLRETNEKFDSSLDRGTPLQFTLGTGQVIQGWDQGLVGMCVGESRKIQIPSALGYGSRAIAGVIPADSDLTFECELVDVESI; this is encoded by the coding sequence atGGCTAAACTACAAGTACTcttaacatttttattttgtctAATAACGAGCATTCAAGCATACGATCGCTTAGAAAACCTGGAAATTGGTATATTGAAGAGAGCTGTACCAAAAGGAGAAGATTGTGAGGTATTTGCCAAACCGGGAGACAAGATAAGTGTCCATTACACTGGATATTTGAGAGAAACCAATGAGAAATTCGATTCCAGTTTAGATAGAGGCACTCCATTACAATTCACCTTAGGTACTGGGCAAGTCATTCAAGGTTGGGACCAAGGCTTGGTGGGGATGTGTGTTGGCGAGAGCAGGAAGATCCAAATTCCAAGCGCGTTAGGTTATGGGTCCCGTGCCATTGCTGGTGTTATTCCAGCTGACTCTGATTTAACATTTGAATGTGAACTAGTTGATGTCGAaagtatttaa
- the TPHA0B04870 gene encoding uncharacterized protein, whose amino-acid sequence MKLNSKILLSTSSILAFTAESVFATGSDNDNAIIQLDKIMFELTVSRNKLGLVGFYSPEDKFYKSWGHDYEIAAKILKNRNIPVGLVNCDEHVDFCKEFGYNGSSFVSVFSDASNIYDFDEKYETKNFVQHIINKGGKDMSEFKTIEDIEKFISNSRKPVVVSYGNEGLKEKFQEIAAKNNERIVFAAIAKGGEGESMNVQDYLAVYPTGAETPIIYNGDVETLINNEDNFMNWVTFGTLPLVGELSEDNLHLYANLNVPVASFFYSDNVDKEIIMEKLESLAKEYKYRMVFLTTDAERYDSSLKNLNMKQQLPAFCIITPHDNKAYGFPQVDDEDYKKMSGRYAIDPKELENFISSFVAGEIPANEPSEIVHDEL is encoded by the coding sequence atgaaattaaatagcaaaattttattatcaacttCTTCTATCTTAGCATTCACTGCTGAATCTGTCTTTGCTACAGGATCTGATAACGACAATGcaattattcaattagACAAAATTATGTTTGAATTAACTGTTTCCCGTAATAAACTTGGTTTAGTTGGTTTTTACTCACCAGAAGATAAGTTTTACAAGTCTTGGGGTCACGACTACGAAATAGCTgctaaaattttaaagaatagAAATATTCCAGTTGGTCTAGTTAACTGTGACGAACATGTCGATTTCTGTAAAGAATTTGGTTACAATGgttcttcttttgtttctGTTTTCAGTGATGCATCCAACATATACgattttgatgaaaagTATGAAACTAAAAACTTTGTTCAACATATAATCAACAAAGGTGGTAAAGACATGTCGGAGTTCAAAACCATCGAagacattgaaaaattcatatCAAACAGCAGAAAACCTGTCGTTGTCAGCTATGGTAATGAAGgtttaaaagaaaagtttCAAGAAATTGCAGCAAAGAACAATGAAAGAATTGTTTTTGCTGCTATTGCAAAGGGTGGTGAAGGTGAAAGTATGAATGTACAAGACTACCTTGCTGTGTACCCTACCGGTGCTGAAACTCCAATTATTTACAATGGTGATGTTGAAACtctaataaataatgaagataatttCATGAATTGGGTTACTTTTGGTACTTTACCATTAGTTGGTGAACTTAGCGAAGATAATTTGCACTTATATGCCAACTTAAATGTCCCAGTCGCATCTTTCTTTTACTCCGACAATGTTGACAAAGAAATCATTATGGAAAAATTAGAATCTCTAGCTAAGGAATACAAGTACCGTATGGTATTCCTCACTACTGATGCTGAAAGATATGATtcatctttaaaaaatctgAACATGAAACAACAGTTACCAGCCTTCTGTATTATCACTCCACATGATAACAAAGCATATGGTTTCCCTCAagttgatgatgaagacTACAAGAAAATGAGTGGTCGTTACGCTATAGATCCTAAggaattagaaaatttcATCAGTTCTTTCGTAGCTGGTGAAATTCCAGCAAATGAACCATCTGAAATTGTTCATGATGAATTGTAG
- the TPHA0B04930 gene encoding uncharacterized protein, which translates to MFIWKSRKSQTEAKDPRKFDVSFTVIKCDTINELYKSIVIAGDGNSWVSSLRKQLRELTDYIIPNSPALLAIGNDDVNTLYVSSPFRMSKCKNKVYVDINKTKKIDFEKLNQQIQARYLVEPLRRKTNSPKKMLDRRFADGTDHLNPIKSVEYLSLYRDDYTPVIFLKCSYENAKRTAKLVAIERKQWDDNIFLKFSPHIFYSYLKYPVEFVIWRIKGSVYAQLKVCGGSDPKISATMFDYMRISIRMVGL; encoded by the coding sequence ATGTTTATATGGAAGTCAAGAAAAAGCCAAACAGAAGCCAAGGACCCGCGTAAGTTTGATGTTTCTTTCACTGTTATAAAATGTGACACAATTAATGAGCTTTATAAGAGTATAGTTATTGCAGGTGACGGAAATAGTTGGGTCTCATCCTTGAGAAAACAGTTAAGAGAATTAACTGATTACATTATACCCAATTCACCTGCATTACTTGCAATTGGCAACGATGATGTCAATACATTATACGTCTCTTCACCCTTTCGGATGTCTAAATGTAAAAATAAGGTTTATGtggatataaataaaactaagaaaatagattttgaaaagcTCAACCAACAAATACAAGCACGTTACTTGGTCGAACCATTAAGGAGAAAAACAAACAGTCCAAAGAAAATGCTTGACAGGAGGTTTGCCGATGGTACAGATCATTTGAATCCTATTAAATCGGTGGAATATCTTTCTCTGTATCGGGACGATTATACCCCTGTTATATTTCTCAAATGCAGTTATGAGAATGCCAAGAGGACTGCCAAACTCGTGgcaattgaaagaaaacaatgggatgataatatttttctaaagTTCTCTCCACACATATTTTATTCGTATTTGAAATATCCTGTTGAATTTGTAATATGGAGGATCAAAGGTTCTGTATATGCTCAACTGAAAGTATGCGGTGGATCAGATCCAAAAATCTCTGCTACTATGTTTGATTATATGAGGATCAGTATTAGAATGGTAGGGCTATAA
- the TPHA0B04920 gene encoding uncharacterized protein: MFIWKSRKRKTEAKHPRKFDVSFTVIKCKAINELYKSIVIAGDGDRWVPPLREQLKALDRYTRPNAPVLLAIGNDDINTLYVSSPFGMSKCKNKIYVDINKTKKIDFEKLNQQIQARFLDLPLRRKTNVPMTMIDRRFADGTDHLNPIKSVEYLPLYRDHYTPVIFLKCSYENAKRTAKRLAIARRALDDAISLKFSPNIFYLHLEYPITFAILRTKGFVYAQVELCGVRDPNISTALFNYMRDRHLEELGYKLVNPQDHSEVTLIEPVERRKDEDLSKSIEEPPPSYDTLF; this comes from the coding sequence ATGTTTATATGGAAGTcgagaaaaagaaaaacagaAGCCAAGCACCCGCGTAAGTTTGATGTTTCTTTCACTGTTATAAAATGTAAAGCAATTAATGAGCTTTATAAGAGTATTGTGATTGCGGGTGACGGAGATAGGTGGGTCCCGCCCTTGAGAGAACAGTTAAAAGCATTAGATCGTTACACTAGACCCAATGCACCTGTATTACTTGCAATAGGAAACGATGATATCAATACATTATACGTCTCTTCGCCCTTTGGAATGTCTAAATGTAAAAATAAGATTTATGtggatataaataaaactaagaaaatagattttgaaaagcTCAACCAACAAATACAAGCTCGGTTTTTGGACCTGCCGTTAAGGAGGAAAACAAATGTCCCAATGACAATGATTGATAGGAGGTTTGCCGATGGTACAGATCATTTGAATCCTATTAAATCGGTGGAATATCTTCCTCTGTATCGGGACCATTATACCCCTGTTATATTTCTCAAATGCAGTTATGAGAATGCCAAGAGGACCGCTAAACGCCTGGCAATTGCAAGGAGAGCATTGGATGATGCTATTTCTCTAAAGTTCTCTCcaaacatattttatttgcatTTGGAATATCCTATTACATTTGCAATATTGAGAACTAAAGGTTTTGTATATGCTCAAGTGGAACTCTGCGGTGTACGAGATCCAAACATTTCTACTGCTTTGTTTAATTATATGAGGGATCGCCATTTAGAGGAGCTCGGCTATAAATTAGTAAATCCTCAGGATCATTCGGAAGTTACATTAATAGAACCAGTAGAACGTAGGAAAGATGAAGATTTATCTAAGAGTATTGAAGAACCTCCTCCATCCTATGATACTCTTTTTTAG
- the QCR7 gene encoding ubiquinol--cytochrome-c reductase subunit 7 (similar to Saccharomyces cerevisiae QCR7 (YDR529C); ancestral locus Anc_1.16): MTQSLTSIVRIGDRILKSPTLSKLCVPVARKFVDLSGYRKLGLKFDDLIAEESPLMQKVLRRLPEEESYTRNYRIIRAHQTELTHHLLPKTQWIQAKEDVPYLLPYILEAEAAAKEKDELDNLIIEKK; the protein is encoded by the coding sequence ATGACACAATCTTTGACTTCCATTGTTAGAATCGGTGATCGCATTTTAAAATCTCCTACTCTATCCAAGTTATGTGTTCCAGTTGCTAGAAAATTTGTCGATTTGTCTGGTTACAGAAAGTTGGGTCTGAaatttgatgatttaaTCGCAGAAGAATCTCCATTGATGCAAAAAGTCTTAAGAAGATTACCAGAAGAGGAATCTTACACAAGAAACTATAGAATCATAAGAGCTCATCAAACGGAATTGACTCATCATTTACTACCAAAAACACAATGGATTCAAGCAAAGGAGGATGTTCCATATTTATTACCATATATCCTAGAGGCTGAAGCTGCtgcaaaagaaaaagatgaattggataatttaattattgagAAGAAATAG
- the TPHA0B04905 gene encoding uncharacterized protein, producing MGEQLLSRLNKNIDIVKTNLQEMNNHIELKSKQKLFGRGGSYIFTCYSNVIAIVFLVLMMLSLRVRHADAHVIEKRGFPFYNSIATVVSGIYGYYNYDQPIWIRIAWWGSFYADDGGVLDSVESVKNVCKQCVADKQDLNMDCTQAALDLSRALVKTLVLAAVDYGATHSTNSAIDGSGILNKRDKYLVQSSHTIINKRDNFTFNGATL from the coding sequence ATGGGTGAGCAGTTGCTTAGTagattaaataaaaatattgatatagTAAAGACAAATCTTCAAGAGATGAATAATCACATCGAGTTGAAATCTAAACAGAAATTGTTTGGCAGGGGCGGTTCATACATTTTTACCTGTTACTCAAATGTAATTGCCATTGTCTTTCTCGTCTTGATGATGTTATCATTAAGAGTTAGACATGCGGATGCACATGTTATCGAAAAACGCGGCTTTCCGTTTTACAATTCAATTGCCACTGTTGTCTCAGGAATATACGGATATTACAACTACGATCAACCTATATGGATTCGTATTGCTTGGTGGGGTTCCTTTTATGCCGACGATGGAGGAGTACTGGATTCAGTTGAGTCAGTCAAAAATGTCTGTAAGCAGTGTGTTGCAGATAAGCAGGATCTTAATATGGATTGTACTCAAGCTGCACTTGACCTGAGTCGAGCATTAGTGAAAACTTTGGTACTCGCAGCAGTCGATTATGGTGCTACTCATTCCACAAATAGTGCAATAGACGGCTCGGGTATTCTTAATAAGAGAGATAAGTACTTAGTTCAGTCTTCTCATACAATAATCAACAAAAGGGATAACTTCACATTCAATGGAGCCACGCTATGA
- the TPHA0B04910 gene encoding uncharacterized protein codes for MPEQQEIASLYTIQTTGSPSTDEVPEDYLRTVEEKIYDEQSIKDKTVDIVTNNDYAVLFLHEYYDVKSIPLPSLERSNVRNIYPIKFEQTYFLFNGTTVPRTLKEEPDKLGAVIQLVQMQNCTIVFCKNNNGPVPIVGANFMDLHSLKDQFPYAFLELVVNYDRISVNEFFQDLEKKIENIESQSNSVYSLNLKHFKKLLFLKRDFKKCVNSQTTGNEPILRFLNEQKSTYKKNEGIVNCCCSILQSIEESQLKWDKLLNYFSKVEEQLKWLYQVRFGSFVGIFMGLVVFTSMFISKFFEDIYNHTASTGVKVAFGLLVFFCAICFLNVIALYWHISLLWFLPWRKKITRKKARTKISTALMYLMTLVTMQKLRTHKI; via the coding sequence ATGCCAGAACAACAAGAAATCGCAAGCTTATATACCATCCAAACAACAGGTAGTCCTTCAACTGATGAGGTACCTGAAGATTACTTGAGAACAGTTGAAGAGAAGATTTATGATGAACAATCTATCAAGGATAAAACTGTGGATATTGTAACCAACAACGACTATGCAGTTCTCTTTTTGCACGAGTACTACGACGTAAAAAGTATTCCACTTCCCTCACTTGAAAGAAGTAATGTCAGAAACATATACCCAATCAAGTTCGAGCAGACAtactttttatttaatggcACCACAGTGCCTAGAACATTAAAGGAGGAGCCAGATAAATTAGGTGCTGTAATTCAGTTAGTGCAAATGCAAAACTGCACAATTGTGttttgtaaaaataataacgGCCCGGTACCCATTGTTGGAGCCAATTTTATGGACTTGCACAGTTTGAAGGATCAGTTTCCTTATGCCTTTCTGGAATTGGTAGTTAATTATGATAGGATTTCAGTAAACGAATTCTTCCAGGATTtagagaaaaaaattgaaaacataGAATCACAAAGTAACTCAgtttattctttaaatctgaagcatttcaaaaaattgcTATTTCTAAAAAgagatttcaaaaaatgtgTCAATTCCCAGACAACTGGAAATGAGCCAATCTTACgttttttaaatgaacaaaaatcgacatacaaaaaaaatgaaggGATCGTTAATTGCTGCTGTAGTATATTACAGTCGATTGAAGAATCACAATTAAAATGggataaattattgaattactTTAGTAAAGTCGAGGAGCAGTTAAAATGGTTATATCAGGTAAGATTTGGTTCATTTGTTGGTATTTTCATGGGGCTGGTTGTATTCACATCTATGTTTATTTCCAAGTTTTTTGAAGATATCTACAATCATACTGCCTCTACAGGAGTAAAAGTTGCATTTGGACTTTTGGTGTTCTTTTGCGCTATATGCTTTTTAAATGTGATAGCATTGTATTGGCATATTTCTCTTCTGTGGTTCTTGCCCTggagaaaaaaaataacgaGGAAAAAAGCTCGGACGAAAATAAGCACAGCTCTGATGTATCTCATGACACTAGTAACAATGCAGAAACTTCGAACACACAAGATTTAG
- the TPHA0B04890 gene encoding uncharacterized protein (similar to Saccharomyces cerevisiae APA1 (YCL050C) and APA2 (YDR530C); ancestral locus Anc_1.17) produces MLDDMGLPENISELISNKYTEAIKNKDIEFVETKRIHFSDEHTGMDYLICLVATLAKKPERDDIDIKVKRNPFEVPEPELTVLNDALGDGRYKLVLNKFPVIPEHGLLITNKFEQQKVPLTIEDVAAAHQLARSLENDIDGQKHIIFYNCGIDAGSSQDHKHMQVLRVPEGFELLQDKIVADASATSLEPLYNKKVSFAHFVMKLPIESSKEYLYKCYTELLQKAILTKPSDLQEQKDHNVIICKDWICVIPRASTKARSMDIAFNSLGYSGIILVKHLSVFNEIANQPSQMDKLLLECGFPNVRQPID; encoded by the coding sequence ATGCTTGACGACATGGGCTTACCAGAGAATATCAGTGAACTGATTTCAAACAAATATACTGAAgctattaaaaataaagatatagaATTCGTAGAGACAAAGAGAATACACTTCAGCGATGAACACACAGGCATGGATTACCTAATTTGCCTTGTCGCTACTCTAGCTAAGAAACCAGAACgtgatgatattgatattaaagtCAAGAGGAACCCCTTTGAGGTCCCTGAACCCGAGTTGACTGTATTGAACGATGCGCTAGGGGACGGAAGGTACAAGCTtgtattgaataaattcCCTGTCATTCCCGAGCATGGTCTATTGATTACAAACAAGTTTGAACAGCAGAAAGTGCCCTTGACCATTGAAGATGTCGCTGCTGCACATCAATTGGCACGGAGTCTAGAGAATGATATTGATGGACAAAaacatattattttttataactGTGGGATTGACGCTGGATCATCACAAGACCATAAGCACATGCAGGTTTTGAGAGTGCCTGAGGGCTTTGAGTTGTTACAAGACAAGATTGTTGCAGATGCATCTGCAACATCGTTGGAACCACTCTATAATAAGAAGGTCTCATTTGCACATTTTGTAATGAAACTTCCAATTGAATCTAGCAAAGAGTACCTTTACAAGTGCTACACTGAATTGTTACAAAAAGCAATCTTAACCAAACCATCAGATCTGCAAGAACAAAAAGATCACAATGTGATAATTTGTAAAGATTGGATATGTGTGATTCCTAGAGCCTCAACTAAAGCTCGATCAATGGATATAGCTTTTAATTCACTTGGATACTCAGGGATAATACTGGTTAAACATTTAAGTGTGTTTAATGAAATAGCAAACCAACCATCTCAAATGGATAAACTCTTATTAGAATGTGGCTTTCCCAACGTCCGTCAACCAATCGATTAG
- the TPHA0B04885 gene encoding uncharacterized protein (similar to Saccharomyces cerevisiae YDR524C-B and YCL048W-A; ancestral locus Anc_1.22) produces MQFKTVVAAFATFAAVQAANRTNHTNGTNSTNGTSTSISTGAAASNAIGAGVLGAAVAAGVAFLF; encoded by the coding sequence ATGCAATTCAAGACTGTTGTTGCCGCTTTCGCTACTTTTGCCGCTGTCCAAGCTGCTAACCGTACTAACCATACTAACGGTACCAACTCTACCAACGGTACTTCCACCTCTATCTCCACTGGTGCTGCTGCTTCCAACGCTATCGGTGCTGGTGTCTTAGGTGCTGCCGTCGCTGCCGGTGTTGCCTTCCTATTCTAA